In Pseudomonas sp. P5_109, the genomic window TCACCACCCGTCCGGACACCCTGATGGGCGCTACCTACGTCGCCGTGGCCGCCGAGCATCACCTGGCCACCCTGGCGGCGCAGAACAACCCTGAGCTGCAAGCGTTCATCGCCGAATGCAAGGGCGGCAGCGTGGCTGAAGCCGACGTCGCCACCCAGGAGAAAAAAGGCCTGCCGACCGGCCTGTTCGTCGAGCACCCGCTGACCGGCGAAAAACTGCCGGTATGGGTCGCCAACTATGTGCTGATGCACTACGGCGACGGCGCGGTGATGGCGGTTCCGGCCCACGACGAGCGCGATTTCGAATTCGCCCACAAGTACAACCTGCCGGTCAAATCGGTGGTGCGCACCAGCTCCGGCGACACCAACCCGACGCCATGGCAAGACGCCTACGGCGAGCACGGCACGCTGATCAACTCCGGTGAGTTCGATGGCCTCGACTTCGCGGGCGCCTTCGACGCCATCGAAGTTGCGTTGATCAAGAAAGAACTCGGCGCCTCGCGCACCCAGTTCCGCCTGCGCGACTGGGGCATCAGCCGTCAACGCTACTGGGGCTGCCCGATCCCGATCATTCACTGCAACACTTGCGGTGACGTACCGGTACCGGAAGATCAACTGCCAGTCGTGCTGCCGGAAGACGTCGTACCCGACGGTGCCGGCTCGCCGTTGGCGCGCATGCCCGAGTTCTACGAGTGCAGCTGCCCGAAATGCGGCGCGCCTGCCAAGCGTGAAACCGACACCATGGACACCTTCGTCGAGTCCTCGTGGTACTACGCCCGTTACGCCTCGCCGCACTTTGAAGGCGGCCTGGTAGAAAGATCGGCAGCCGATCACTGGTTGCCGGTGGATCAGTACATCGGTGGTATCGAACACGCGATCCTGCACCTGCTCTACGCGCGCTTCTTCCACAAGCTGATGCGCGACGAAGGCCTGGTGAGCTCCAACGAGCCGTTCAAGAACCTGCTGACCCAGGGCATGGTGATCGCCGAGACTTACTATCGCCGCGAAGCCAATGGTGCCTACACCTGGTTCAACCCGGCGGACGTCGAGCTTGAGCGTGACAGCAAGGCCAAGGTCATCAGCGCCAAATTGAAATCCGACGGCCTGCCGGTGGAAATCGGCGGCACCGAGAAGATGGCCAAGTCGAAGAACAACGGCGTCGACCCACAGTCGATGATCGATCAGTTCGGCGCAGACACCTGCCGCCTGTTCATGATGTTCGCCTCGCCACCTGACATGAGCGCTGAATGGTCCGACTCCGGCGTCGAAGGTTCGCACCGTTTCCTCAAGCGCGTCTGGCGCCTGGCCCAAGCACACGTCACTCAAGGCCTGCCGGGCAAACTGGACGTAGCCGGCCTGAACGACGAGCAGAAAGCCGTTCGCCGCTCGATCCACCTGGC contains:
- the leuS gene encoding leucine--tRNA ligase, with protein sequence MHEQYQPREIEAAAQSFWDEQKSFEVSEQPGKETYYCLSMFPYPSGKLHMGHVRNYTIGDVISRYQRMQGKNVLQPMGWDAFGMPAENAAMKNNVAPAKWTYENIAYMKSQLRSLGLAVDWSREVTTCKPDYYRWEQWLFTRLFEKGVIYKKSGTVNWDPVDQTVLANEQVIDGRGWRSGALIEKREIPMYYFKITAYADELLESLDELTGWPEQVKTMQRNWIGKSRGMEVQFPYNVDSIGETGTLKVFTTRPDTLMGATYVAVAAEHHLATLAAQNNPELQAFIAECKGGSVAEADVATQEKKGLPTGLFVEHPLTGEKLPVWVANYVLMHYGDGAVMAVPAHDERDFEFAHKYNLPVKSVVRTSSGDTNPTPWQDAYGEHGTLINSGEFDGLDFAGAFDAIEVALIKKELGASRTQFRLRDWGISRQRYWGCPIPIIHCNTCGDVPVPEDQLPVVLPEDVVPDGAGSPLARMPEFYECSCPKCGAPAKRETDTMDTFVESSWYYARYASPHFEGGLVERSAADHWLPVDQYIGGIEHAILHLLYARFFHKLMRDEGLVSSNEPFKNLLTQGMVIAETYYRREANGAYTWFNPADVELERDSKAKVISAKLKSDGLPVEIGGTEKMAKSKNNGVDPQSMIDQFGADTCRLFMMFASPPDMSAEWSDSGVEGSHRFLKRVWRLAQAHVTQGLPGKLDVAGLNDEQKAVRRSIHLAIKQASQDVGQNHKFNTAIAQVMTLMNVLEKAAQATEQDRALIHEGLETVTLLLAPITPHISHELWNQLGHADPVIDATWPVQDDSALVQDSLTLVIQVNGKLRGQIEMPASASREEVEAAARANENVLRFVDGLTIRKVIVVPGKLVNIVAS